One stretch of Tepidibacter hydrothermalis DNA includes these proteins:
- a CDS encoding MerR family transcriptional regulator, whose translation MKIYTTSEVSRKTGLNKKTLRGWEKEFELKVSRGDNGNRNYTDYDIELIQNIKKYKQKGMGTNFIKEYIHNSNFDKSNEECAATLTQANPLESIEDIQQTMAENFKNIMGAAIGDIVIEREQKLKEDLGNEISEKLDDISINLRDEISNKVRKQVRVENQKLMLYLANNRKESKKGFFSKVFG comes from the coding sequence ATGAAAATATATACTACTAGTGAGGTATCTAGAAAAACAGGATTAAATAAAAAAACTTTAAGAGGATGGGAAAAAGAGTTTGAACTTAAAGTATCTAGAGGTGATAATGGAAATAGAAACTATACAGACTATGATATTGAATTAATACAAAATATAAAGAAATATAAGCAAAAAGGAATGGGAACAAATTTTATAAAGGAATATATACATAATAGTAATTTTGACAAATCTAATGAGGAATGTGCAGCTACTTTGACTCAAGCTAATCCATTAGAATCTATTGAAGATATTCAACAAACTATGGCTGAAAATTTTAAGAATATAATGGGTGCAGCTATTGGAGATATTGTTATTGAGAGAGAGCAAAAACTAAAAGAAGATCTTGGAAATGAAATCAGTGAAAAACTAGACGATATAAGTATAAACTTAAGAGATGAGATAAGTAATAAGGTTAGAAAGCAGGTTAGGGTAGAAAATCAGAAGCTTATGTTGTATTTAGCAAACAATAGGAAGGAAAGCAAAAAAGGATTTTTTAGTAAGGTATTTGGATAA
- a CDS encoding tRNA 2-thiocytidine biosynthesis TtcA family protein translates to MSNQENNGIAGSGCEVLIPFNERKPLKDIEKSIIKTYRKRIWSRFVKGIKDYDLLKDGDKVAVAISGGKDSMLMAKLFQELKRHGQIKFDLEFIAMDPGYHENIKELLIDNCNYLNIPIHLYESQIFEVIDKIAQDYPCYMCAKMRRGSLYAKAQELGCNKLALGHHFNDVIETTLINMFYAGSFKTMLPKLKSANHEGLELIRPMYYIRENDIQTFTQKSGIWPLNCACMVAAKKTSNKRTEIKELIKKLKLDFEDIDKCIFKSAENVNIDAILGWQKDSKKHSYLEFYDEE, encoded by the coding sequence ATGAGTAATCAAGAAAATAATGGCATTGCTGGAAGTGGATGCGAAGTATTAATACCATTTAATGAAAGAAAACCACTTAAAGACATTGAGAAAAGTATAATAAAGACCTATAGAAAGCGTATATGGTCAAGGTTTGTAAAAGGTATAAAGGATTATGATCTTTTAAAGGATGGAGATAAGGTAGCTGTTGCTATATCTGGTGGAAAAGATAGTATGCTTATGGCAAAGCTATTTCAAGAACTTAAAAGACATGGTCAAATAAAATTTGATCTTGAATTTATAGCTATGGACCCTGGATATCATGAGAATATAAAAGAACTTTTAATTGATAATTGTAATTATTTGAATATACCTATTCATTTATATGAGTCTCAAATATTTGAGGTAATAGATAAAATAGCTCAGGATTATCCATGTTATATGTGTGCTAAGATGAGAAGAGGGTCTTTGTATGCAAAGGCACAAGAACTTGGATGTAATAAGCTAGCACTTGGACATCATTTTAATGATGTCATTGAGACTACTCTTATAAATATGTTTTATGCAGGAAGTTTTAAAACTATGCTTCCTAAGTTAAAGTCTGCAAATCATGAAGGGTTGGAACTGATAAGACCCATGTATTATATAAGAGAAAATGATATACAAACATTTACACAAAAAAGTGGTATATGGCCACTGAATTGTGCGTGCATGGTTGCTGCTAAGAAAACATCTAATAAGAGAACTGAGATAAAAGAACTTATAAAAAAACTTAAGCTTGATTTTGAGGATATAGATAAATGTATATTTAAATCAGCAGAAAATGTTAATATAGATGCTATTTTGGGATGGCAAAAAGACTCTAAAAAGCATTCTTATTTGGAATTTTATGATGAAGAATAA
- a CDS encoding C-GCAxxG-C-C family (seleno)protein has translation MKKALDYFGNGYNCAESVIKATNEKKNTEIPVAIASSMGHGMGVGSVCGAICAGVSSIGVLKGGQDAEQKKEARLYTKELMNKIEQEYGSVICKELKGNKISCKELIDYVDRYIDSIE, from the coding sequence ATGAAAAAAGCGTTAGATTATTTTGGAAATGGATATAATTGTGCTGAGTCTGTAATTAAAGCAACTAATGAGAAAAAGAATACGGAAATACCTGTAGCAATAGCAAGTTCTATGGGCCATGGCATGGGAGTTGGAAGTGTATGTGGAGCAATCTGCGCAGGTGTTAGTTCTATAGGTGTTTTAAAAGGTGGACAAGATGCAGAACAAAAAAAAGAAGCTAGATTATATACTAAAGAGCTTATGAACAAAATAGAACAAGAATATGGAAGTGTTATATGTAAGGAGCTAAAAGGCAATAAGATTAGCTGCAAAGAGTTGATTGATTATGTAGATAGATATATTGATAGTATAGAATAA
- a CDS encoding deoxyuridine 5'-triphosphate nucleotidohydrolase, with amino-acid sequence MIRGFEIVSYDEFKKTLGRDLSDEVIKEKYNNMKKPRRATSLSAGYDFYCVNDFTLSPGESIVVPTGIKSYMKQDECLCILVRSSHGFKYNIRLKNQVGLIDSDYYNNEKNEGHIFVALKNEGDKRFEVKCGEAFAQGIFQKYLIADDDEPVQVDRLGGIGSTSK; translated from the coding sequence ATGATTAGAGGATTTGAGATAGTAAGTTATGATGAATTTAAAAAGACTTTAGGAAGAGATTTAAGTGATGAAGTTATAAAAGAAAAATATAATAATATGAAAAAACCAAGACGTGCTACTAGTTTATCTGCTGGATATGATTTTTATTGTGTTAATGATTTTACTTTGAGTCCGGGAGAGTCTATTGTTGTTCCGACTGGGATTAAAAGCTATATGAAACAGGATGAGTGTTTATGCATATTGGTTAGAAGTAGTCATGGATTTAAATATAATATAAGGCTTAAAAATCAAGTTGGACTTATAGATTCTGATTACTATAATAATGAAAAGAATGAAGGTCATATATTTGTAGCTTTAAAGAATGAAGGAGATAAAAGGTTTGAGGTTAAATGTGGGGAAGCATTTGCACAGGGAATATTTCAAAAGTATTTAATAGCAGATGATGATGAGCCTGTTCAAGTTGATAGATTAGGTGGTATAGGCTCAACATCAAAGTAA